The DNA region AGGCTTCATGACACGTTGGCCACAGAGAAGAAAACAAAGTAGCGTTTGGTGGAAACTGGCGACGGCTGCCTGCACCGATTCAGCGCACAGAGTATCCGTGGCTGTAGTGGGACAAAACTCAGATGTTATTCAGGCTTTTGTGTCGTAACATTGCTGTAACATTGCAAACGGTCAGCACAGCGTGTTTTTTATTGCTTATGTTTGTGAACTGGTcctttttttactttatcaaTTTATACAGTTTGATGCTCTTAAGGATAAGTAGACTATATATATGTATTGAAACAGTGTTCATCAGTATATTTTAGAGCAGGTACCACTTGCTTTTAGATATTCAGACAATAGTTATCATCAATCTACATGTTCACCCCAACTAACTTTTCACGCATTTTTGCCCAAAAGCCTTATTTAAACATCTTTTCAGTCCAACCATTTTGCGCTTTTGTATTCCTTTGAATTTGTGTTGTTATAGCTTTAAAGGGACTGAATCCATCTGTCGTGCTGCCCCTTCGCTGCTTTGATACTGATGTTCAAGCTTGAACCAAGGATAATTGTTTGATGTTTCTTTGTTAGAAGGTTGAAAATGGATAAAGTCTTGACCTGTTTTTACATTTAGCAGAGAATAGTTCTGGATTCCACGTGTTTATCTTAGTCAACAAATAATTTTCAAGTAGACTTAATTATTTCGGTAAGGTTATAACTGCCCATGTGGATACAGTTTTATTCTCCATATTGTGAAAAATAGGCCTAATGCGCCGCTCCATGGAGAAGAGACGGTTTTTGTGTAATAATTTTCAGCTTCTGCTATCTGTATTCTTGTGCCTGTTTTTCTCAAACATAAAATTTACAAATAAAGTGACAAGGCATTTTTAAACGTTGTCTGCCTTTATTTCAGTATGTTTTAATAGATGTGTTTAATACTTCCTTGCAGTGCTAGCCTACATTATTTTGAGACTAAGATCTATTTTCTGAAAATGCctaaaatatttatgtttatgtgaacttaatgacaaactgattaagcaaaatgtaattttgtatCGTGTATAGCATTCCTCTTAACATATATTGTGAGACAGGTATTTAGTGGATAGTTATTTTAGGTAGACTTTGcagataaaactttttttaaaatagttgTTTCATACATTGCCTGCGGTTGTCCcactaaaaaaaactttcatgcGTATGCCTGTTATCCTGTTTggtttactgaaaacaaaagtATTGTTTGATTTGTGTTATGTCATCAGATGTttacatgacaccttcatatgGATATATTGTAATATAACTTCTATGATCATTAAATTGATTGTTTTAATGGGTTCTCTTATTAAAATACTGACATGTTaggtcattgcaaaaaaaatcaaatgaaacaaaaagTGACATTTACAAACagtaatataacaaaatatttagTTTGATTCACTTCTCTAAGTGGCACACCTGAAATTAAAAACATTGGTAATCTTTCAGTGATCAATTGCCATAGGCTTTGTGACATTAGTTAAACTTTTAGTCATTCATATGCCAGAAGTTGAAGACTTGTGTATACAGATCTGTGGAGGTTTGCGCTATCATTTTTCGTTTGATTTGAACAGGCCTAACAAATTGGCCATTAAAATGTTGATGTGTGATTTCTTTATATTTCATAGACCAACATATGACAGTGGTCTTATACTTTATAATGAAATGTAAATTTTTACCCAAtgaattattttcatttaatctgACACAGCAATAACATTCATAAGAGGAACTCTCTGTGTATGTctttaaatgtgtatttttgtatttaattaaataaaccataaaacacaaaacaatgaccAAACATTTGAAGAATATCAAGCTTATGATTGCTCTGTTATGAGATCTACTGTGTGGGTCAGACAACTGTAGTTATTCTGTGCAGGTCGTACCACGGCTGCCGAAACTGAGCTTTATTGACACCAACGATCCAATTAGAGCCAATAACCAACATTCATATAATACAGCTATACAGAgacctgataaaaaatgtaccAATCGTAGAAATAAAGGCACAGTCCAACTACATATTAGCCAGCCATTCCACATAATGATATCCCACTGAATGTTTTTGTGTCTGATTTCTAATTATAGGTGAAGGTTTAACTGAGAAGGTTTCCAGTAGCTATGCAAACTGTTGGTAACATTCACCAGCATAAGTAATTCCTATGCTAATGTTTGTAAATCATCACAGCGTTATATAGGAGGTTATCAGTCAAATGGTCTTCATAAGCAAGCGTTTCTCCATAATGGTTAAAATCGCAAAGCACAGcacctacaataaaaaaaagaaacaattgGTTAAGTTTTGCTGAATTCATTGCTATATAACCTCACTCAATGATTCACAAACTTActttaacatttataaaaatcgCTTTACGGGAATATTTTGAGTTAAAATTAAGCTCTGTCAACATCACTGTAGAAATAACAATATTACAGATGTTTGATCAAAGTTaacatgaacattaaacatgaataagtctttatctttacagaattttttttaaataacagcctcatgcaaagcattgaaacaaaatctgaaggaaataacagaaaaaggttgatgaggatttttggttcccagaatgctttgcataaggctgttatttcatagttttattttgtaaagataaagacttgttaatgtttaatgttcatttaacagtaaataacatacatttaaatctacagtaaactGCAGAACTACagctaatttttttacagtgatccTTTGGGGCAATAAATGTCACTGTGAtgataccctttcaaaaagtccTAATATATTTAAACCATAGATACAGATGTACCTTGaaataccaatatgtacctttgtgGTACTAGGTACTTTTTgtaagggtaccaccccagtaaCAGCTCTTTTATAGCTCATTGTTATATATATCTTCCAATCTATATGTGTTCATATTATTTACAAGATAATTCAACAACACAataattcaaaaacataaatgtaattcATAAGATCTGAAGAGCACCTGTATCTTCGAGGGCATCCATGATAACCGACCGTATGCTCTTGTGCATAGCAGTGCTTCCTGCACAGACCTCGAGATCCACAAGTCCATCCCTGTATTTCTGTGTCATAAGCTGTAAGGAATAGATCACAACTATATTAAAACATAACCTTATCTGGTGTGGTAGCACACATAGTAAACTATAGCTATAATCTGAAGGCATTCAAATGACCGTGTATCTTGTACCTTTTCCAGCTGTCAGCAGCAGTAGAGTGATAACAAGCAGTCTCAGGGCTctcatgtttgtttttatattgtacTTCAATGTATCTGTGGCTTTGCGGCTGACCCGTCCACACATTTATATTGTACTACAGCCCGCCAGAGAGGAGGGGTGGGTGGATGTGGGCTTAGTCAATGCTACTGTAAATAACATTGCTGTCATACCATTAGCTATCCATAATGTTATATAATGTTTACTCTAGTGCTGTGGTATTGAAATCCAGTCCTGGAGTGGCACTGGCCTGcacattttgtgtgtttctTCAATCTGACACGGTTCTGTTCAATGAGATCTATAACAATGAGCCGATGATTTAAGTTAGGAGTGTTAAATAAGAGAGACAGACATAACGTGCAGCGCATATGATAGACAGTCTATActcatgttttctatttttgatAAGGGAAATACACACGTGTTACGGATGTGACTAAATAGGCCAGTTTTTGGGAGacaacatattttattttaaatgcacaaaccagaagGCATAATACCCAACAAACAAGGGACAGCTTCTCAGAAAAAAGTTGTCCCTTTGGTTGTACCTTTTcgaaaagtacacttttgtacctaaaaagtgcatattggtacctcaaaggcacacaTTGCTACATTAGGGGTAAATAATGGTATTAgtacctttttctgagagtgaagaacaaataatatttattttattttcgtGTGCGTCTATTTATGAGAAGGAAATAATATTATAGATGGGACAACTCTGAAAGCTGAACTTAGTacttactatattaaaatatatattttttaaacataaagaGAGACTTTGCATTGGTATCAGATTTCAGTATGGTTTAAACATTTGCTAAAAACTTGCTTATTGCTCATATGTATTGTGTGAATGTAATTAATGTAtactggtgtgtgtgtgtgtgtgtgtgtgtgtgtgcctggtaattatcacgttgtggggaccaattgtccccacaaagataggaataccagtgtttttgtgaccttgtggggacattttgatgtccccatgaggaaagacacttataaatcaaacaagatgatgtttattgaaaatctaaggtacaagaaaggtttttgtgagggttggggttagggaatggggcaggtaaggggaatagaatatacagtttgtatggtataaaatgcattacgtctatgaaatgtccccacaaaacatggaaaccggaatgtgtgtgtgtgtgtgtgtgtgtgtgtgtgtgtgtgtgtgtgtgtgtgtgtgtgtgtgtgtgtgtgtgtgtgtgtgtgtgtgtgtgtgtgtgtgtgtgtgtgtacctggtaattatcacgttgtggggaccaattgtccccacaaagataggaataccagtgtttttgtgaccttgtggggacattttgatgtccccatgaggaaagacacttataaatcaaacaagatgatgtttattgaaaatctaaggtacaagaaaggtttttgtgagggttggggttagggaatggggcaggtaaggggaatagaatatacagtttgtatggtataaaatgcattacgtctatgaaatgtccccacaaaacatggaaaacggaatgtgtgtgtgtgtgtgtgtgtgtgtgtgtgtgtgtgtgtgtgtgtgtgtgtgtgtgtgtgtgtgtgtgtgtgtgtgtgtgtgtgtgtgcagttgGATGGGTGGGTGCAGAATCCTGGTCACAAGGTTTTGCATGTGAGCTGCATTGCCAGTGGTGTGGGTCATGATTGTAAGTTTTTGCTGACAAAGTACCTGGCATGAAGGTTGCACAATTACATGTTTATAGTGAGTTTAAACTGCAGAAACACGTCAATGAGTGTTAATTCAGGTCATTCTGAACATAATAGtggaacaaaacaaaaataaaatgaagcTTTTTAGGATGTTCACACTACAACAATAATCATATCGCACTGGTGGGGTGGAAATATGAGAATATATCAGAATAGTGATTCCTTTTAAAAggcataaagaaataaaaacaaagaataaTTCATTCATATTCACAAAATGCCATTTTCATGTGCATTTGAAAACGCCATTTCATTTCACATGGGGTCTGCTGTATTGTTTTGTGGGgccattccatagacgtaatgcattttatactgtacaaactgtatattctattcccttcccctaacccaaaccctaaccccaaccatcacaaaactTTATGTTACTTCACATcctcaagaaacatcattctgtttgatttttaagcatgtttcctcatggggacctcaaaatgtccccacaaggtcacaaaaatactggtattcctatctttgtggggacaattggtcatTGTCATTGCACATTTGATGTCTTttcttataaaaaataataatggtaataaaataggtaACATCAACTTGTTACATGGTTGTGGCTAGAAGAGATACAGCACGGCCAAAATCGTGTGAAATCTTGCTGGATGAGCGCTGTTTTTATCCTAATCGTAGCctcaaacctaaccctaaacccaacatctcacAAGATTTGGCCGTAGCCAAAACCATGTTACACAAAATAgtaataaatatgaataaacaAGGGTTCTGTATAATTTGATGTTGTCATAATTGtctcatccttatgttgttttaaacttgtatgaatattttgatgaatgatagtaaacacacagctgattgtaaccattgaaaTCCATGGAGAAAAATGCGGGTAAACTATCcatttaaaatgttagtttcaaCGAGCAACCACTAGAGGGGGTGCGGTCCGCGTTTTTCTCAGTTaacttttcaaaacattttctatAGACTTTGTGAATGTAAAGGGAATTGATAAATTGTTCTCACGCGACTTTTGTTTTTCTCTGTTGAAGGGGGATTAACTATAAAAAAGTTTGAGTTGAGgttttttttgtgcaaatttAAAGATGATTCGAGAAATGCTAAAAAGCAAacgagaaaaactgtaaatctgagttgaaaTCAGTAGCCTATATTTCAGTCAATTCAGTGTATTGTGTTTGACTCATGCCCAGCTGTACAGTGAACACATTAGTTAGTAGATGAATAAAGTCACCTCAAGATCACACAGGTGATTTCTACTGGTGTAGTTTATCACAACAGCTGGATATGTTTGACAGTTAGTTCATCACTCATTTTACTGTATTTTGTCTATTGTTTTATATTGTCCATTGTGAAGGCTGGCTTTTTATAGTAAATGTATGGGTTACCGTGGTTAGTTGGGGGATTGTTTATCGTAAGGGGAATAATTAACCTAACAAATTACGGTTTGATGTCATATGCCGATCCGCCTGCGCAGCGCGCTGAACAGTCAGTGACGTCACCCTCTAAACACCGTGCGCAGGTAGCTCGCgcctcgtttgtaaacaataatACAGCCGAGAAGAGTGCGTGCGAATCGGAGGACGAACAGATGCACAAGACCCCACTGCATTGGCCAAAATTTGGATTTAGTCGCAGCGCATTTTAAAGGAATGGCATGTCTTATGGCAGCCTTTTCAGTCAACAATACTGCAGTGACCAACTCCATCATAATGGTAAGATTACGCTTTATTTCTTTGACATTTCTTTGAAATaagtatataataaatataaagaaataaatgttggttttatgttttttgaCTTGATTTTCTCCACTGGGAATTAATTAGATTGTGAATAGTTCTTTCCATATAACAGGTGGTTGGAAAGGAAGGAACAAAAAGTAATAAATCTAgattgtttcatattttattattatattaaatatagtGTAGTAATATAGCTgctaaatttatatatatattaagttaaataataataaaagtaaaaatagcTGAGCAACAATGTCCAACTGAACTAGAGTAACCCCATCATGACTTTATAACATATTAATAAATAGGCCTAGCTATATTTGTCAACACCCATCTGACGTTACTGTAATAATAAAGATTATTACCTTTTGTATTACTGGGAATGAATGTTAAATcttttaaatttacagtaacGCCTCTACAAGTTTTACTGAAATTATGAACAGTTCACTGGTGATGAAGACATTTccctttaaaaacataataagaAAAGCACAATAAACGCATTGAACTGATATTTGGGCATAAGTGTTTCCCTGAGCTAAGAATGAGCTTTGTCCGATAGTAACCCCATCAGTCCTCTGTGGGTACAGTGACAGGGATTAGATCGCTCTTTAAATTTAGCATGCAGTTCTAATGATGAAGTTTTACTATAGGTTACCTATACATGCATTGTAatcttgtgtttatttaaattaaccaGCATTTATTGACTGTATGGGATTGCCTTGCAGaaacatactgtatgtaccATAGCAATTTTTTGTTATCGTTCattgtataattttattttgagaGATGTTTGATATGAAGATACAGtagttatattattttaatacaacCAACCACATGGATATGAATAACAATTGAATGACAAAGCCACTTACAACAGCCACTGAAACTAATTTTAGAGCCACCCCTACAGGAAAAGGAAGATGTATGAAATgtcatctgtttttttttctagaatacAAATGGACCTCCTGATCTTATGTTAGACCCTagaagtgtttgtgtgtctgttgaTGAAGTGATATCCAGTCACTGTGCCAGTCAGCAGATGCCTTTATTGCATGGACACATGAAAAAAGTAGAAAACAATCTGACAGAAGCCCAGCGATTTTCGTATCTTCCCCGCAGACCAGCAGTTAACATTGAATTCAAAGATCTCTCATACTCCGTTCCTGAGGGACCATGGTGGAGAAAGAAAGGTAATGTGTGACATTTAAGCTTTAAAGGGCCTTCAAGTTAACTAGTAAACAAGATAAAATTGGTAGGCAACTATTAAATAAAGACACATGGTCACAAAATTGGAGGCTTTATCTGTATTTACACCAGTTTGAATATAATTTTGGCATGcaacaatattttttcaatCTTCTGAAGTACTATGGAAGTTCAGGGTGTGACATAAACATTGAATGGAGCCTGAGGTTTGCAAAGGCGGATGAGGTTGTGTGTTTGGCCTCTGTATGCTTCTATATGCACATGGTCATCCAAAAGATAATAATATTTCAATTCGAATTCCTAACGAATTGCATGCATTAGCTTAAAGGTATAAAGAAACGTATggttaaaatgctttttttcttGGACCATAACAGTTGTTGCCATTTCTTTTGAAATAGTTTGTGcatgaaacatttaaaaaaattcaactttttGTTTTGCTTACTTCAGAGACATCTACTTGTTTCTATTGTAAATAAGCTGTAGAAATGATTGGATACCTTCTTGTATGTACTTTCATTTTAATACAGAAGTATTATGAGACATGTAGACTATACATACTGTAGGTAGGTTTGCTATTTTAACTTTTACCGTAGAGAGTTGTTTTTCTGATGAGAAGCAATATTAGGGTTACCATCTGGATCTTAACATCCTTTAGTTTACTGGCAACAACAAACATCTAGAAGCAGCTTTGTCATTAAATCCTCGGCCGCTGATCCTGTTAAGTTTACTTTTTGTTAATGTCTGTCTTCGTTTATTTGAATAACTATGAGTAAATTTGCAAAAACGTCTATTAAAATAAAGTGGGACCAGGGAAATTTGGACAGTTTGTCTCAGTATTTCTACTCCCAAAAAACATTTTAGCAACTACTTTAATTGTTCACagaaaaatgtaaattctgtcatcatttacacaccctcattttgttcaaaacctttataaaggttttttgttctgctgaaaacaaaagaagatattttaaagaatgtttgcAACCAAGCAGATCTAGGCGCCATTGCCTACAAagtaagaaaaataatacaatagaagtgaatggtgccccacaTCTGTTTGGCTATTAACATATTCCTTAATATCTTTATTTGTGGTcagcagaacaaatacatttatacaagtTTATAACAAAATGAGAGTGAGAAAGGTTTGACAGAATTTTTACTTTTCGGtgaactgtacctttaaaggtaaaaTGCATTACTAGCATCACCAAACAGAATAGATGGGTAGTTTTCCCCTAAACATATAACATTGGTTAATCCAATCCTGTCAGGTTAGTCAGAATGCTTAAAGGAAgtgtaatgttttaataatgcATTGTTTAATTTGAACCTTTTATGTGCATTTCAATTCTGTAACATGATATTTCTTATATATAAAACAAGTTATACAATAAGAAAAAGCATAGGGGTGTGACTTGATTTTCTCCACTGGGAATTAATTAGATTGTGAATAGTTCTTTCCATATAACAGGTGTTTGGAAAGGAAGGGTTATAAAGGGAAAAGGCTAGGTGACATCAGCTGAAATGTCGTATGATGAAAGTTTGGAAATAAATAATCAGGTCAAGCTCACATTACTGTGGGATAGCgtttttttaatctttatgACGAAACATACAATAATGAATTGTTAACAACAGAGACAAGGTCACACTGGGTACAGGGTATATAGGATTGTGTACATACatgtgtttacattatatttaaagtATCTTAAGACTTTCTTGACCCTGAACTTACCCCTAACCCTACAACAGGTTTGAATGCACTCAATAATTCTGATGTAGCAATGCTTTTGTCTTATGTAGCCTTTTTAACAGTAGTTAAAGACACCAAATATAAAGTGGGACCAAAAGATGTATAAAGAAACGAAAACAGGCATTGTTTTACCAAAAAACAATAGGGATTGATGGATAATTTTGATTTCTGTATCTCTTATTGAATGTAATTTAGCCTTTGGGCTGCCTAAAAATGGTTGTAATCCACACTTACAGAAAAGAGAGTTAGACAGCAGCCCAGTTCCACTCACATAGCTCAGCCGGTTACTATCGGTCAATAAACTCCAGTAACCTCTTTGCTTAGAGAGGCGGGCGGTTAGCTGGAACAAGATGCTACTGTCAGCTGTGCCCTTGTGAAGATGAGGCTGCTAAAGAAGGATGCTTGTGGAAGATGCATATTAAGTCAGATGATCAACTTATTAATGCTCTTCTTCTCCGTCCCTGCGATAGACACACGCAGTCACACACAGTCAGGCATATGTGGTTTACGAGGACATATCCACAGACacaatgttttttattctgtacaaactgttTATTCTATTCTCCTACTCCAGTCCATAAcaccaaccatcacaaaaacctgttggcAGTCTTAAACCGATTAAAAACTACCATATAGTATGTTTTTTAAGCCATTCAGTTTATTGCATTATAATCATGTCATTGAACATCCCTGTAAACCACATATACcaacccacacacacaaaacaataaacttttAAGGTATTTATAAGGCAAAATAGTTTGGTAAAACCACCGTGTATTAggaattttgtgttttattcaaatatacaataagtaagggataatgtaaaggcagctggttgttatcgcagaaataagccccgacaggaCCCAATGTGATGtagaacattaaatattgattttaaatattcgatttgctcatttttaacgaatgcagaccttccacGAGGAAAACCTCTTTACGTTCtgttttaaaggtgccgtagaatgtaaaacaGTATTTATTCAGGCATAGAGAGCTCTGTATATGGTAATAAcattgtgagcctcaaacacgattgttttctACTACTTATGTTAACCTTGTGCACACAAAAAAACGCTGGATAACAGACCAATCTTAACATGACAGAAACTTTAATGTTATAGTCGAgatagggttgtgccgatagacgatagtatcgtgtaaCAAAATCGTCAGACATATGCCAATAGTGGGCTTTCAGAATGATAGTTGGCGATAGTTATTAATATTATCTTCAtaattttgcattaaaatgcatattgcatgcttttcctcgcattaAAGGGTTTTGGGCTTTAATTTGGTGAGAGAGCTTGTAATGCATGCAAATTCCTTCTCGCACGCACGTGGACTCAATGCACGCGTCTTGGACTCTTGGTTGGACCTGAATGTGCACGGCATGGACTCCTTCTAGTACCTAAACTTGTAATACGCGtggctctgacatttccttgcactagagaggttgttacAGTAGGTGCATagagggttaaaaccagcgAGTTTGTGTAATGCAGGACATTTTAGAGCACCTGGAGTTAATGACGCGGATGGACTAAcggcatcagttttaagaaggctGCGGTTatgacagtgttgcccttgcttcttttttgtccaccaatcaagtgacttgtcataaataagtaaaaaattaacaaataaataaatgaataaactaCTGCACcgccccccgatactatcgtgtatcggcgatctcacaggctgacgataggacgatcacAAAATGggtcatatcgcccaacactaagTCGAGATGTATGCcctcaacattaaattacacattaaattaattacaatgttattacaatgctaaaaacaaagttgtgactgctgagttagtgcTGTATGATGAATATTTTGAATTGTACATATGTATGTATTGATCATATAAGCTTCATTTACtgttgaaaacattttaatgcatacgtctaaaaataatttttacaaagTTCAAAGAACAAAGAGTTTAGCTTTAAATAGCATTTAAAAGCCCTTACAGATCTGGCACAGCCTTAGGTAACCTCCAGCATGGGTAAAAACATTACAGACACTAATGTTTCAGCACAACTTGGGAACTACTGAAACACGGAAAAGGCCAAATTGGACCCTCCTTCTAATATCGTTCAAGTGGGAATGTGATATATGTCTATATCAGCACGGATGCGATTAGGCCACAGACATGCTGATACCTATGGTCTACCTATACTTATGGTATACCTTtagttctctctctctctctctctctctctctctctctctctctctctctattttttctctctctctttacgcATTATGTAGACACTTCATTGCCTTTATTTGCTAATCAATTACGTGTCACCTAGGGACTTTAAAAATAGTGCAATGCACCTGCCTATGCTGCTGGGGTTACTATAGTGCACACATTTAGGAGAAGCCCTTTACTATAACTGGACACAGAAGGTCAGAGGTATTTGTGTATTGCTCTCAGGGATTGTAAATGCAAATCCAATTAAGATGGCAGCCACTGCTATCAACTGGATTAGCATCTCATCCACTAAA from Paramisgurnus dabryanus chromosome 8, PD_genome_1.1, whole genome shotgun sequence includes:
- the defbl3 gene encoding beta-defensin-like 3, whose amino-acid sequence is MCGRVSRKATDTLKYNIKTNMRALRLLVITLLLLTAGKAYDTEIQGWTCGSRGLCRKHCYAQEHTVGYHGCPRRYRCCALRF